One Bacteriovorax sp. PP10 DNA segment encodes these proteins:
- a CDS encoding folylpolyglutamate synthase/dihydrofolate synthase family protein, translated as MNYLTQNFGFEVFTPGLDRTDPVYRPFIEYFKKNGTQIIIVAGTNGKGQTAHTIGSLLTLEKQSFGLWTSPHILSVRERFLFSKDGEAAEASYEELKAGMSESERILKEELHGVKVSFYEFLFLVFLVIAKNRGSQDYLLLEVGLGGRLDAVNHFDADCVCITSISRDHQSILGSRYDQILAEKIAVSRRNKPLFTNFELEYLNSQTKAYTESHGVQWIPLKGSTHYFEANQKMAWEVFRYLRPTSLLTFSEGISKLPLYKGRREIMTFEGKSLIFIGAHNIDGVRRMLQSYLESSDLLVPEELLVSFSQRPIGEVEVMLKSLVEFFGDKASFKLTSFDHPKALDPESIRLASLKVNKGMLNFVFDWKSELKNTKANTILVCGSYYFIGEVQRFIRA; from the coding sequence ATGAACTACCTAACCCAGAATTTTGGGTTCGAAGTGTTCACGCCTGGACTTGATCGCACAGATCCGGTGTACCGCCCTTTCATCGAATATTTCAAAAAAAATGGAACTCAAATCATTATCGTGGCCGGAACAAATGGAAAGGGGCAGACCGCTCACACTATTGGTTCATTGCTGACTTTAGAAAAGCAATCTTTCGGCCTTTGGACTTCTCCGCATATTCTTAGTGTTCGTGAAAGATTTTTGTTTTCCAAAGATGGAGAAGCAGCGGAAGCGAGTTATGAAGAATTAAAAGCAGGGATGAGTGAGAGTGAAAGGATTTTAAAGGAAGAGCTTCACGGGGTGAAAGTTTCTTTTTATGAGTTTCTCTTCCTGGTTTTTTTGGTTATCGCTAAGAATCGTGGGAGTCAGGATTATTTACTTTTGGAAGTGGGACTTGGTGGACGCCTTGATGCTGTTAACCATTTTGATGCAGACTGTGTTTGTATTACTTCTATTTCCAGGGATCACCAAAGCATCCTGGGCTCGCGCTACGATCAGATTTTAGCTGAGAAGATTGCGGTTTCCAGAAGAAATAAGCCATTATTTACGAATTTCGAGCTGGAATATTTAAATTCTCAGACGAAAGCGTATACCGAAAGTCATGGCGTGCAGTGGATTCCTCTCAAAGGAAGCACGCATTATTTTGAGGCCAATCAAAAAATGGCCTGGGAAGTTTTTAGATACCTAAGGCCCACGTCACTTCTTACTTTTTCTGAAGGGATTTCCAAACTTCCTCTCTATAAAGGTCGCAGAGAGATAATGACTTTTGAAGGAAAGTCTCTTATCTTTATAGGGGCCCACAATATTGATGGCGTACGTAGGATGTTGCAGAGCTATCTGGAATCTAGCGATTTGTTAGTTCCGGAAGAGTTGTTAGTGAGTTTTTCGCAAAGACCTATTGGTGAAGTTGAAGTCATGCTCAAGTCACTGGTGGAATTTTTTGGAGATAAGGCCTCTTTCAAACTCACAAGTTTTGATCACCCGAAAGCTTTAGATCCGGAGTCTATAAGACTTGCGAGTCTAAAAGTTAACAAAGGAATGTTAAATTTTGTTTTCGACTGGAAATCAGAACTCAAAAATACAAAAGCAAATACGATCTTGGTTTGCGGTTCATATTACTTCATCGGTGAAGTTCAGCGCTTTATTCGCGCTTAG